The genomic DNA TATAGTGTGGAGGTTTAAGAGATGCGATATTTATACCACTAATTAAGCCTATTTTAGCAGTTGTAGGGATAGTTATTATATTTAATGCAGCAATAGGAAAGTTCATGTATAATTGGAGGTTGATAGTTAATACTTTATTGATATTTGCAGTAGCATTTAGTTTTTTCGCAGCTCCTACATTTTTTATTGATATGATAAATAACTTTTCACAAGAATTATCAGGTGAAGTATTAGCAAAAACAGCAACAATAACAACTGGCAGAAGTGTAACAGCGGATGATGCAGTAGTACATCTTGGAAATTCATTTTGGGAAATGACAGTAGTAAAACAATGGCAACTAATCCAATTTGGAGACACAGAAATTGGAAGAAGAGAGATGGATGATTTTTTGAGCAAGAATCCAGATAGTAAGTCTAGAAAAGAGCTTGCTAATGATATGGCAAAAACAAACGACCTTTTTAAACCTACAGGAACAATAACGAGGTCCGTAATGGTTTTATTTGTAGGGATAATAGTATTAGTACTTAATATATTCGTAGGAATAATAGCAGCAATAACTGCAGCTCTGCAGTTTGCAGCTATTATTTCAGCTATAGTAATGATACTAGCTTTTGCTATATCGCTTCTTCCGAATATGGGCTTTAATGTAGCATTACATAGTCTTTATAATACATTTGGTTTTCTACTAGGCAAGATAGGAATGGCTGTACTTTTATCAATGTACTTCGCAATAAGCTCAGTTATATATGGATTGTCTAGTGAATACGGTTGGATGATGGTTACTCTTCTTCAAGTTATATTAATTGCAACTATTATTTTGTTTAGAAAGAAAATATTTGGATTTTTACAATCGGTAACTTCAGGTCAACAAGCAGCTATAAACAACATTCATTAAAAAACAAGACTTAAAGAATAGCCTTGTAAGAACTGGATTAACGTTATATGGTGGAAAGATAATGTATGATGAAATAAAGAATATGAGTATTCAAAGGGAGGATAAAAAATTAACAAAAAAATATACTCCTTTAGCTAAAGATTATTTAATGCAAAAGTATACCCAAGAAAAAAGAGCAGCAGAGATTGAAACCAAGAGAACTGGAAAAACTGTTAACTATTCAGATTTTGTAAAAAGGGTAGATGCAAGGGTTGATAAAGGATATACCCCATTTGATGAAAGAGATATTAAAAATACTGTAGAAATGATGAAGAACCTTAAAAAACAAGGGAATGAGCCAAGAAACCTACTAACAACTGAAATTGAAGGACAGAGAGATGAAAAGATTAAAATAAAACAACATGATTTAGAAGGAAGAATAGAATATGAAAAACAAAATATTGAAGTTAGAAGAAGAGAAAATGAAGAAAAAATCAGCAGAAATATAAAGGCAGATAAAAACTCAAAACATTACAGCAGAAAAGAAGCTATAAAATCTATTATAAGGGAATCAGAAAAAGAAGCAGCTGCGGCTATGA from Caldisalinibacter kiritimatiensis includes the following:
- a CDS encoding CD3337/EF1877 family mobilome membrane protein → MFNAAIGKFMYNWRLIVNTLLIFAVAFSFFAAPTFFIDMINNFSQELSGEVLAKTATITTGRSVTADDAVVHLGNSFWEMTVVKQWQLIQFGDTEIGRREMDDFLSKNPDSKSRKELANDMAKTNDLFKPTGTITRSVMVLFVGIIVLVLNIFVGIIAAITAALQFAAIISAIVMILAFAISLLPNMGFNVALHSLYNTFGFLLGKIGMAVLLSMYFAISSVIYGLSSEYGWMMVTLLQVILIATIILFRKKIFGFLQSVTSGQQAAINNIH